A stretch of Edaphobacter lichenicola DNA encodes these proteins:
- a CDS encoding cytochrome c oxidase assembly protein — protein MPPEYRAIFDEWSPPLFLTTALLLSVILYTRGWYAIRKTRPALFPTWRLVCFNLGIATIWLSIASPMDGFADALLSAHMVEHLLLMSFVPPLLLLGYPQVPLLRGLPHGVTVHLLSPFLRMKWLRTLGHFLTRPVVAWLAMNLTFLLWHIPAAYDFALEHEHWHEFEHICFLASSILFWWPLIRPWPTTARYPGWIMLPYLVLADIVNTALSAFLAFCDRPVYTYYLERPNPFHIDPIADQRAGAVIMWVLGSLIFLVPAVFVTFRLLQQEKTRKS, from the coding sequence ATGCCACCTGAATATAGGGCCATCTTCGACGAATGGTCCCCTCCGCTCTTCCTCACCACAGCGCTGCTCCTCAGCGTCATCCTCTACACACGCGGCTGGTACGCCATCCGCAAGACCAGGCCCGCACTCTTCCCCACCTGGCGCCTCGTCTGCTTCAACCTCGGCATCGCGACCATCTGGCTCTCCATCGCCTCCCCCATGGACGGCTTCGCCGACGCGCTCCTCAGCGCCCACATGGTCGAACACCTCCTCCTCATGTCCTTTGTCCCCCCACTCCTCCTCCTCGGCTACCCGCAAGTCCCACTCCTCCGAGGTCTCCCCCACGGCGTAACTGTCCATCTGCTCTCCCCCTTCCTGCGCATGAAGTGGCTCCGCACCCTCGGCCACTTTCTCACCCGCCCCGTCGTAGCGTGGCTCGCGATGAACCTCACCTTCCTCCTCTGGCACATCCCCGCCGCCTACGACTTCGCCCTCGAGCACGAGCACTGGCACGAGTTCGAGCACATCTGCTTCCTCGCCTCCTCCATCCTCTTCTGGTGGCCGCTCATCCGCCCCTGGCCCACTACCGCTCGCTACCCCGGCTGGATCATGCTGCCCTATCTCGTCTTAGCGGACATCGTCAACACGGCACTCTCCGCTTTCCTGGCCTTCTGCGACCGTCCCGTCTACACCTACTACCTCGAGCGCCCCAACCCCTTCCACATCGACCCCATCGCCGACCAGCGCGCAGGAGCCGTCATCATGTGGGTTCTAGGCTCGCTCATCTTCCTCGTCCCAGCAGTCTTCGTAACCTTCCGCTTGCTGCAACAAGAAAAGACCCGCAAGTCATAG
- a CDS encoding cytochrome c oxidase subunit 3 gives MTTITTASRIPIDGPVETPWKLPYRGNVGMACLIIAESAIFIIFVVAYIYYIGKSLSGPTPAQVLELPIFGTICLLSSSIFVHFAVNNLRKDNLRGCTLNLAATVLLGTIFLATTAQEWYHLIHDEGLTIKTNLFGTTYYSLVGLHATHVVVGLIMLSLTLGLSLTGHVKEEHSEKLEVLSLYWHFVDAVWVVVFLVVYVIGR, from the coding sequence ATGACAACCATAACGACTGCAAGCAGAATCCCAATCGACGGCCCGGTAGAAACCCCATGGAAGCTGCCCTATCGCGGCAACGTCGGCATGGCATGCCTCATCATCGCCGAGTCCGCGATCTTCATCATCTTCGTCGTCGCGTACATCTACTACATCGGCAAGAGCCTCAGCGGCCCAACCCCCGCGCAGGTGCTCGAGCTTCCCATCTTCGGCACCATCTGTCTGCTCTCCAGCAGCATCTTCGTTCACTTCGCCGTCAACAATCTGCGCAAAGATAACCTCCGAGGCTGCACCCTCAACCTCGCCGCCACCGTCCTTCTCGGCACTATCTTTCTCGCCACTACAGCGCAAGAGTGGTATCACCTCATCCACGACGAGGGCCTCACCATCAAGACCAACCTCTTCGGCACCACCTACTACTCTCTGGTCGGCCTGCACGCGACCCACGTAGTCGTTGGCCTCATCATGCTCTCTCTCACCCTCGGGCTCTCGCTAACCGGCCACGTAAAAGAAGAGCACTCCGAGAAGCTCGAAGTCCTCTCCCTCTACTGGCACTTCGTCGACGCAGTCTGGGTCGTCGTATTTCTCGTCGTCTACGTCATAGGCAGATAA
- a CDS encoding c-type cytochrome yields MSVVPHRLKVFGTLMLLTACLATIGCSSIHGRPGPGPEVLRPDEVLDFPTLYKQNCAACHGANGKNGAAIALANPVYVAVAGEQTIHQTITKGVPGGLMPAFARSSGGSLTDKQVTILSQGILQQWSAPDQLAGVTPPPYAATSQGDANRGQQAYAAACARCHGADGEGTPGDPKTGAGKLGSIVNPSYLALISNQDLRSIVIAGRPDEGMPDWRSDSAQPLTDQQITDIIAWLASKRIAEPGQPYHSH; encoded by the coding sequence ATGAGCGTAGTCCCTCACAGGCTTAAAGTGTTTGGCACCCTCATGCTGTTGACTGCCTGCCTCGCGACCATCGGATGCAGCAGCATCCACGGCCGCCCCGGACCAGGCCCCGAGGTCCTACGACCCGATGAAGTCCTCGACTTCCCCACCCTCTACAAACAGAACTGCGCAGCCTGCCATGGAGCTAACGGCAAAAACGGCGCAGCCATCGCGCTCGCCAACCCCGTCTACGTCGCAGTAGCCGGAGAGCAGACCATCCACCAGACCATCACCAAAGGCGTACCCGGCGGCCTGATGCCTGCCTTCGCAAGATCCTCCGGCGGATCACTCACCGACAAGCAGGTCACCATCTTGTCACAGGGCATCCTGCAGCAGTGGAGCGCCCCCGATCAACTCGCAGGAGTAACTCCTCCACCCTACGCGGCCACCTCGCAGGGCGATGCCAACCGCGGCCAGCAAGCCTACGCCGCAGCCTGCGCACGATGCCACGGAGCAGACGGCGAAGGCACCCCCGGCGATCCAAAGACCGGCGCCGGCAAGCTCGGCTCCATCGTCAACCCGTCCTATCTCGCACTCATCAGCAATCAGGACCTGCGCAGCATAGTCATCGCAGGCCGTCCCGACGAGGGCATGCCCGACTGGCGCTCTGACTCCGCCCAGCCCCTCACCGATCAGCAGATCACCGACATCATCGCCTGGCTGGCCTCCAAACGCATCGCCGAACCCGGCCAGCCCTATCACTCCCACTAA
- a CDS encoding alanyl-tRNA editing protein: MSSFAAEVIDIREESRVAGRQRWQMALDRTEFVAGDVGVLEAVARSGARLVVPVLGVVMDAGEVWHVVEKPLAAGTAVMGRVGVSVE; the protein is encoded by the coding sequence ATGAGTTCGTTTGCTGCTGAGGTGATTGATATTCGCGAGGAGTCGCGCGTGGCGGGGCGGCAGCGATGGCAGATGGCGCTGGATCGGACGGAGTTTGTTGCGGGCGATGTGGGGGTGCTGGAGGCGGTGGCTCGGAGTGGAGCTCGGCTGGTGGTTCCGGTGCTTGGGGTGGTGATGGATGCTGGGGAGGTGTGGCATGTGGTGGAGAAGCCGCTGGCTGCGGGGACGGCGGTGATGGGGCGGGTGGGTGTGTCGGTGGAGTGA
- the ctaD gene encoding cytochrome c oxidase subunit I, with product MTTTPVLEAIDETLETQGRPPLNVIYEWLTTVDHKKIGLMYIVYALIFLVIAGFEAILMRIQLAIPNNHFVSPQVFNQLFTMHGTTMVFFMGMPILFGMGNYLVPLMIGARDMAFPRLNAFSFWISAFAGLLLYFSYIGGSGLYAAGSAPDVGWFAYAPLTSKVFSPGHSTDYWTLAVFLSGVGSIGTALNIVTTILCMRCKGMKMSRMPLLPWLYLVMSGLVFVAVSPLTAAQIMLTLDRYLGAHFFDTQAGGSAILWMHFFWIFGHPEVYVLVLPAFAFANEIIPVFSRKAMFGYPAMVAASVSIGFISLSVWAHHMFTAGLGPAGNTFFVFATMVISVPTGIKIFNWLATIWGGKIIFAVPMMFMIAFLFQFLIAGLTGIMLSAAPFNWQLSASYFVVAHFHYVLVGAIVFSLFSAFYFWYPKVTGRMMSETLGKWHFWLFLIGFHLTFDFMHVPGILGMPRRIYTYEAGRGWDTLNFIVGVGAIFQAAGTLVLVYNMIHSYYKGKEAGHDPWDAWTLEWSVPSPPPSYNFAIEPTVSSRRPLWDIKHPEDPDADYE from the coding sequence ATGACCACAACTCCTGTATTGGAAGCAATCGACGAGACACTGGAGACGCAGGGTCGCCCGCCGCTCAACGTCATCTACGAGTGGCTGACCACCGTCGATCATAAAAAGATCGGGCTGATGTACATCGTCTACGCCCTCATCTTTCTGGTCATCGCTGGCTTCGAAGCGATCCTGATGCGCATTCAGCTCGCCATTCCCAATAACCACTTCGTCTCACCCCAGGTCTTCAACCAGCTCTTCACCATGCACGGCACCACCATGGTCTTCTTCATGGGAATGCCCATCCTCTTCGGTATGGGAAACTATCTGGTCCCCCTCATGATCGGCGCGCGCGACATGGCCTTCCCGCGGCTGAACGCCTTCAGCTTCTGGATCTCCGCCTTCGCCGGCCTCCTGCTCTACTTCAGCTACATCGGCGGCAGCGGCCTCTACGCCGCAGGCTCTGCGCCCGACGTCGGATGGTTCGCCTACGCACCACTCACCTCCAAGGTCTTCTCCCCCGGCCATAGCACCGACTACTGGACCCTCGCCGTCTTCCTCAGCGGCGTAGGCAGCATCGGAACCGCCCTCAACATCGTCACCACCATCCTCTGCATGCGTTGCAAGGGCATGAAGATGAGCCGTATGCCGCTGCTTCCCTGGCTCTACCTCGTCATGTCCGGCCTCGTCTTCGTCGCCGTCAGCCCGCTCACCGCAGCGCAGATCATGCTCACCCTCGATCGCTACCTCGGCGCTCACTTCTTCGACACGCAAGCCGGCGGCTCCGCCATCCTCTGGATGCACTTCTTCTGGATCTTCGGCCACCCCGAGGTCTACGTCCTCGTCCTCCCAGCCTTCGCCTTCGCCAACGAGATCATCCCCGTCTTCTCCCGCAAGGCCATGTTCGGTTACCCCGCGATGGTCGCGGCCTCGGTCTCCATCGGCTTCATCAGCCTCAGCGTCTGGGCGCACCACATGTTTACCGCTGGCCTCGGCCCCGCGGGCAACACCTTCTTCGTCTTCGCCACCATGGTCATCTCGGTGCCGACCGGCATCAAGATCTTCAACTGGCTCGCAACCATCTGGGGCGGCAAGATCATCTTTGCTGTCCCCATGATGTTCATGATCGCCTTTCTCTTCCAGTTCCTCATCGCCGGCCTTACCGGCATCATGCTCTCCGCCGCGCCATTCAACTGGCAGCTCAGCGCCTCTTACTTTGTCGTCGCTCACTTCCACTACGTGCTCGTCGGAGCGATTGTCTTCTCGCTCTTCAGCGCCTTCTACTTCTGGTACCCCAAGGTCACCGGCAGGATGATGAGCGAGACCCTCGGCAAGTGGCACTTCTGGCTCTTCCTCATCGGCTTCCACCTTACCTTCGACTTCATGCACGTCCCCGGCATCCTCGGCATGCCGCGACGTATCTACACCTATGAAGCGGGCCGCGGCTGGGACACTCTGAACTTCATCGTCGGCGTCGGAGCCATCTTCCAGGCCGCAGGCACGCTGGTTCTGGTCTACAACATGATCCACTCCTACTACAAAGGCAAAGAGGCCGGCCACGATCCCTGGGACGCATGGACCCTCGAGTGGTCGGTCCCGTCGCCGCCTCCGTCCTACAACTTCGCCATTGAGCCCACTGTGAGCAGTCGCCGCCCCCTATGGGATATCAAGCACCCTGAAGATCCAGACGCGGACTACGAATAA
- the fbp gene encoding class 1 fructose-bisphosphatase — translation MAMITTVQQHILQQQQAALKATGREPTGTFSWLLSGITLAAKMIEAKIRSAGLSDVYGSFGAENVQGEQQQKLDVYANQALLHCLGLRDSVAALVSEEDEEPVTFNRDAETGKYIIVFDPLDGSSNIDVNVNVGTIFSVLRRMPAELGTLEESILQPGFRQVAAGYVVYGPSTVLVYTTGNGVHGFTLDPTIGAFVLSNERMMMPEQGSYYSVNEANAAGWPEEYRGYVEMLRTGGLKKEYSSRYIGSLVADFHRTLLKGGVFLYPPTLKQPKGKLRLLYEANPLAFIAEQAGGMATGGAGRILDIKPEGIHQRTPFCVGSKREMEALVAAVSPAASVSAR, via the coding sequence ATGGCGATGATTACGACGGTGCAGCAGCATATTTTGCAGCAGCAGCAGGCTGCCTTGAAGGCTACGGGGCGTGAGCCTACGGGGACGTTCAGCTGGTTGCTGAGTGGGATTACGCTGGCCGCGAAGATGATTGAGGCAAAGATTCGCTCGGCTGGGTTGAGTGATGTGTATGGTTCTTTTGGTGCTGAGAATGTGCAGGGGGAGCAGCAACAGAAGCTCGATGTGTATGCGAATCAAGCGCTGCTGCATTGCCTGGGGCTGCGGGATAGCGTGGCGGCGCTGGTGAGCGAAGAGGATGAGGAGCCGGTGACGTTTAACCGGGATGCGGAGACGGGGAAGTACATTATTGTGTTCGATCCGCTGGATGGGTCGTCGAACATTGATGTGAATGTGAATGTGGGGACGATCTTCAGCGTGCTGCGGAGAATGCCGGCAGAGCTGGGGACGCTGGAGGAGTCGATTCTGCAGCCGGGGTTTCGGCAGGTGGCGGCGGGGTATGTGGTGTATGGGCCGTCGACGGTGCTGGTGTATACGACGGGAAATGGGGTGCATGGGTTTACGCTCGATCCGACGATTGGGGCGTTTGTGCTGAGCAACGAGAGGATGATGATGCCGGAGCAGGGAAGCTACTACTCGGTGAATGAGGCGAATGCGGCGGGGTGGCCGGAGGAGTATCGCGGGTATGTGGAGATGCTGCGGACGGGTGGGTTGAAGAAGGAGTATAGCTCGCGGTATATCGGGAGTCTGGTGGCGGACTTTCATCGGACGCTGCTGAAGGGTGGGGTGTTTTTGTATCCGCCTACGTTGAAGCAGCCGAAGGGGAAGCTGCGGCTGCTGTATGAGGCGAATCCGCTGGCGTTTATTGCGGAGCAGGCGGGTGGGATGGCCACCGGGGGTGCGGGGCGGATTCTGGATATCAAGCCGGAGGGGATTCATCAGCGGACGCCGTTTTGTGTGGGGAGCAAGCGGGAGATGGAGGCGCTGGTGGCGGCGGTGAGTCCGGCGGCTTCGGTGAGTGCGCGATGA
- a CDS encoding cytochrome b N-terminal domain-containing protein, whose translation MPDLKQRSLEVYNWFESRLGLGTPLIEVAEHEVPANTASWWYVFGSAATVILVLQIMTGVLLALVYAPTASNAWNSLQFLDHNVKLGWFLRAMHGWGSDFMVAIVLIHMVQVFLFGAYKFPRELTWIIGVFLLLLTLGMAFTGQVLRFDQDAYWGLGIGASILSRVPLIGGPLVGLMLGGPIIAGNTLSRFFALHVFVIPGILLALVGMHVWMVLRLGINDWPMPGRLVKKSTYQREYHELEKKTGIPFVPDAAWKDAAFAAAIMLAVIACALWFGPFGPSGQPDPTIIETAPKPDYFFLWLYAVLAYLPPALETPVLFIMPVLGIAAMILLPLLSGEGEKHVSRRPAAVLIVTVIAVSLGVFTHLGTYTPWSPIMNAWTSDPIPVSYLRNRTPLEREGALVLQNKQCRNCHSIGGEGGLRGPALDAVAGHMTEDQIIRQVLQGGGNMPAYGNALNPSETTALVKFLTTLRGNDLQPAIDASRHLALTTEHTLPSSVP comes from the coding sequence ATGCCAGACCTAAAACAACGCAGCCTCGAGGTCTATAACTGGTTCGAATCCCGTCTCGGCCTCGGCACACCCCTCATCGAAGTAGCCGAGCATGAAGTCCCCGCCAACACTGCCAGCTGGTGGTACGTCTTCGGCAGCGCTGCCACCGTCATCCTCGTCTTGCAGATCATGACCGGCGTCCTGCTCGCGCTCGTCTACGCCCCCACCGCCAGCAACGCGTGGAACAGCCTCCAGTTCCTCGACCACAACGTTAAACTCGGTTGGTTCCTCCGGGCCATGCACGGCTGGGGCTCAGACTTCATGGTCGCCATCGTCCTCATCCACATGGTGCAGGTCTTTCTCTTCGGAGCCTACAAGTTCCCCCGCGAACTCACCTGGATCATCGGCGTCTTCCTCCTCCTGCTCACCCTCGGCATGGCCTTCACCGGCCAGGTCCTGCGCTTCGACCAGGACGCCTACTGGGGGCTCGGCATCGGCGCCTCCATCCTCAGCCGCGTCCCGCTCATCGGGGGCCCACTCGTCGGCCTCATGCTCGGCGGCCCCATCATCGCCGGCAACACCCTCTCCCGCTTCTTCGCCCTCCACGTCTTCGTCATCCCCGGCATCCTGCTCGCCCTAGTCGGCATGCACGTCTGGATGGTCCTCCGTCTCGGCATCAACGACTGGCCCATGCCCGGCCGCCTCGTCAAAAAATCCACCTACCAGCGCGAGTACCACGAGCTAGAGAAAAAAACCGGCATCCCCTTCGTCCCCGACGCCGCCTGGAAGGACGCCGCCTTCGCCGCAGCCATCATGCTCGCCGTCATCGCCTGCGCCCTCTGGTTCGGCCCCTTCGGCCCCTCCGGCCAGCCCGACCCCACCATCATCGAGACCGCGCCCAAGCCCGACTACTTCTTCCTCTGGCTCTACGCCGTCCTCGCCTATCTCCCGCCAGCCCTCGAAACCCCAGTCCTCTTCATCATGCCGGTCCTCGGCATCGCCGCGATGATCCTCCTCCCGCTGCTCTCCGGCGAAGGCGAAAAACATGTCTCCCGCCGCCCCGCAGCCGTCCTCATCGTCACCGTCATCGCCGTCTCGCTCGGCGTCTTCACGCACCTTGGCACCTACACGCCGTGGAGCCCCATCATGAACGCCTGGACCAGCGATCCCATCCCCGTCTCCTACCTCCGCAACCGCACCCCGCTCGAACGCGAAGGCGCCCTCGTCCTCCAGAACAAGCAATGCCGCAACTGCCACTCCATCGGCGGCGAAGGCGGTCTCCGCGGCCCCGCGCTCGACGCCGTAGCGGGACACATGACCGAAGACCAGATTATCCGCCAGGTCCTGCAGGGCGGCGGCAACATGCCAGCCTACGGCAACGCCCTCAACCCCTCCGAGACCACCGCACTCGTCAAATTCCTAACCACCCTCCGCGGCAACGATCTCCAACCCGCCATCGACGCCTCACGGCACCTGGCTCTCACCACGGAGCACACACTGCCATCCAGCGTCCCATAG
- a CDS encoding SDR family oxidoreductase encodes MKLEGKKALITGGNSGIGLATAQLFIQEGAQVAITGRDQKTLDEAAKLLGPKATAYRADVADSAARKDLFAKIKQDFGHLDIVFANAGIAGQTTTGKTDEAIFENIIRINLTGAFFTVEEALPILKDGSSVIFNGSIIGSLGQPGYAAYAASKAGLRGLSRSMAADLAPRGIRVNVVAPGPIKTPIWTRNTRTSEENDALSKRIASTIPLGRLGEADELAKAVLFLASDDSSYVNAVEFFVDGGAVGTPFGGPAFRG; translated from the coding sequence ATGAAACTCGAAGGCAAAAAGGCACTCATCACCGGCGGCAACAGCGGCATCGGCCTCGCCACAGCCCAGCTCTTCATTCAGGAAGGCGCACAAGTGGCCATCACCGGCCGCGACCAGAAGACCCTTGATGAGGCCGCCAAACTCCTTGGCCCGAAGGCCACCGCCTACCGCGCCGATGTAGCCGACTCGGCCGCACGCAAAGATCTCTTCGCCAAGATCAAACAAGACTTCGGCCATCTCGACATCGTCTTCGCCAACGCCGGCATCGCCGGACAAACAACCACCGGCAAGACGGACGAGGCGATCTTCGAAAACATCATCCGCATCAACCTCACTGGCGCCTTCTTCACAGTCGAGGAGGCTCTTCCCATTCTCAAAGACGGTTCGTCCGTCATCTTCAACGGCTCCATCATCGGATCGCTGGGTCAACCAGGCTACGCCGCATACGCCGCAAGCAAAGCCGGCCTCCGTGGCCTCTCCCGCTCCATGGCCGCCGATCTCGCTCCACGCGGCATTCGCGTCAATGTCGTCGCTCCCGGACCAATCAAGACACCCATCTGGACCCGCAACACCCGCACCAGCGAAGAGAACGATGCACTCTCAAAGCGCATCGCCTCGACGATTCCGCTAGGCCGCTTAGGCGAAGCAGACGAGCTTGCAAAGGCAGTCCTCTTCCTCGCCTCCGACGACTCCTCCTACGTCAACGCAGTCGAGTTCTTCGTCGACGGCGGAGCAGTAGGCACACCCTTCGGCGGACCAGCCTTCCGCGGCTAA
- a CDS encoding QcrA and Rieske domain-containing protein — protein MTPSEQLPTTDQPLTEPHPDSAKDPSIAAGHSRRVFLFKLALAVNGLVGVVLAIPIVGYLLGPTLKKTSDDNSWINLGPLADFPEGETRLVNYRNPITNEWDGQTGDIPCWVRRVSGDTFQVFAINCAHLGCPVRWFAQSKLFLCPCHGGAYYADGSRASGPPERGLFEYQHKVSNGTLMISAGRMPTLANEAKTVTPLTQIEGSPAARLNAIDQPQPRCSSCQT, from the coding sequence ATGACACCGAGTGAGCAGCTCCCAACAACCGATCAACCCTTAACCGAGCCGCACCCCGACTCGGCCAAAGACCCGAGCATCGCCGCAGGCCACTCCCGCCGCGTCTTCCTCTTCAAGCTCGCCCTTGCGGTCAACGGACTAGTCGGCGTCGTTCTCGCCATCCCCATCGTCGGCTATCTCCTCGGCCCCACGCTCAAGAAGACCTCCGACGACAACTCCTGGATCAACCTCGGCCCGCTCGCCGACTTCCCCGAAGGCGAGACCCGCCTCGTCAACTACCGCAACCCCATCACCAACGAGTGGGACGGCCAGACCGGCGACATTCCCTGCTGGGTCCGCCGCGTCTCCGGCGACACCTTCCAGGTCTTCGCCATCAACTGCGCCCACCTCGGCTGCCCCGTTCGCTGGTTCGCCCAGTCCAAGCTCTTCCTCTGCCCCTGCCACGGCGGCGCCTACTACGCCGACGGCTCCCGCGCCTCCGGCCCACCAGAGCGCGGCCTCTTCGAGTACCAACACAAAGTCAGCAACGGCACCCTCATGATCAGCGCCGGCAGAATGCCAACTCTCGCCAACGAAGCAAAGACCGTCACTCCCTTAACCCAAATCGAAGGCAGCCCCGCCGCCCGCCTCAACGCAATCGACCAACCCCAGCCGAGGTGCAGCTCATGCCAGACCTAA
- a CDS encoding M24 family metallopeptidase has translation MPTRRNFLLSSAAAAAAAPTLALAAQSSQPEKLPPAIAALTNRHAEAVPITLAEREQRLERARALMHQNNIDAIVITTGTSLTYFTGLRWGQSERFFAWTLPATGAPFIVCPVFEEGRVRERMESKPATLPSASTTRVYTWNEDEDPYQLLAKALNESGLATCKIGIEERTQFVFADGIAHASAALTITSATPVTSGCRSIKSPAELALMQLANNITLAVYKACYQSAQPGMTNRQFSQMVDLAYTRCGVTGDASCQVGEYSALPHGSLQPQVIQEGEIILIDDGCTVEGYQSDISRTFVLGDPTIPKLDKARKVFDIVLKAQSAALAAAHPGAPCHTIDAAARDLIAAAGYGPDYKYFTHRLGHGIGMDGHEWPYLVRGNTTPLAASMCFSDEPGIYLPGEFGVRLEDDWHVTEDGGKMFTPQSPSLEHPFGKI, from the coding sequence ATGCCAACCCGCCGCAACTTCCTCCTATCCTCAGCCGCCGCAGCAGCTGCCGCCCCCACCCTCGCACTCGCGGCCCAATCCTCACAACCCGAAAAACTCCCACCCGCCATCGCCGCCCTCACCAACCGCCACGCCGAAGCCGTCCCCATCACCCTCGCCGAACGCGAGCAGCGCCTCGAACGCGCCCGAGCCCTCATGCACCAGAACAACATCGACGCCATCGTCATCACCACCGGCACCTCTCTCACGTACTTCACCGGCCTCCGCTGGGGCCAGTCCGAGCGCTTCTTCGCCTGGACCCTCCCGGCCACCGGCGCGCCCTTCATCGTCTGCCCCGTCTTCGAAGAGGGCCGCGTTCGCGAGCGCATGGAGTCCAAACCCGCAACCCTCCCCTCCGCCTCCACCACCCGCGTCTACACCTGGAACGAAGACGAAGATCCCTACCAACTCCTCGCCAAAGCGCTCAACGAATCCGGCCTCGCCACCTGCAAGATCGGCATCGAGGAGCGCACCCAGTTCGTCTTCGCCGACGGCATCGCTCACGCCAGCGCCGCCCTCACCATCACCAGCGCCACCCCCGTCACCTCTGGCTGCCGCAGCATCAAATCCCCCGCCGAGCTGGCCCTCATGCAACTCGCCAACAACATCACCCTCGCTGTCTACAAAGCCTGCTATCAATCCGCACAACCCGGCATGACCAACCGCCAGTTCAGCCAGATGGTCGACCTCGCCTACACCCGTTGCGGCGTCACCGGCGACGCCAGCTGTCAGGTCGGCGAGTACTCCGCGCTCCCCCACGGATCGTTACAACCTCAAGTAATCCAAGAAGGTGAGATCATCCTCATCGACGACGGCTGCACCGTCGAAGGCTATCAGTCCGACATCTCCCGCACCTTCGTCCTCGGCGACCCCACCATCCCCAAACTCGACAAAGCCCGCAAGGTCTTCGACATCGTCTTGAAGGCGCAATCCGCAGCCCTCGCCGCCGCTCATCCCGGAGCACCCTGCCACACCATTGACGCCGCCGCACGCGACCTCATCGCCGCCGCCGGCTACGGTCCCGACTACAAGTACTTCACCCACCGCCTCGGCCACGGCATCGGCATGGACGGACACGAGTGGCCCTACCTCGTCCGCGGCAACACCACGCCACTCGCCGCAAGCATGTGCTTCTCCGACGAACCCGGCATCTACCTCCCCGGCGAGTTCGGCGTCCGTCTCGAAGACGACTGGCACGTCACCGAAGACGGCGGCAAGATGTTCACCCCGCAAAGCCCCTCGCTCGAACACCCCTTCGGAAAAATCTGA
- a CDS encoding TetR/AcrR family transcriptional regulator, whose product MRYPAAETAEKHARILEEASRLFRERGFSGVSVSEIMKATGLTHGPFYNHFDSKEELMAESVLHGFKNTLDGLNATNETAKGRAEYVKRYLSAAHRDAPGMGCTMASLSAETRHEPQVRGVFTDRLKAVIEAVATHFPWPSRRSARGDAIRMMASMVGAMILARAVEDERFSDEILSEVRKGLV is encoded by the coding sequence ATGAGATATCCGGCAGCAGAGACAGCGGAGAAACATGCGCGGATTCTGGAAGAGGCGTCTCGTTTATTTCGCGAGAGGGGATTTTCCGGTGTGAGCGTCAGCGAGATTATGAAGGCGACTGGATTGACGCATGGCCCTTTTTATAATCACTTCGACTCGAAGGAAGAGTTGATGGCCGAAAGCGTGCTGCATGGTTTCAAGAACACGCTGGATGGATTGAATGCGACGAATGAGACCGCGAAGGGTAGAGCGGAGTATGTGAAGAGGTATCTGAGTGCGGCGCATCGGGATGCTCCCGGTATGGGATGCACGATGGCGAGCCTTTCGGCGGAGACTCGGCATGAGCCGCAGGTAAGGGGTGTGTTCACGGACCGGCTGAAGGCTGTGATTGAGGCCGTGGCGACTCACTTTCCCTGGCCTTCCAGAAGGTCGGCGCGGGGAGATGCGATTCGGATGATGGCTTCGATGGTGGGGGCGATGATTCTGGCGCGGGCGGTGGAGGATGAGAGGTTCTCTGACGAGATTCTGAGTGAGGTGCGGAAGGGTTTGGTGTAG